Within the Thermococcus sp. CX2 genome, the region GCTCATGAGGCCTCACCCTTAGCCTGCTCAATAACAACCCTCTCGGGGTGGCTCTCCTTGGCGAACGGGGATGTCTTCGAGTAGGTTATGGTGTCTTCCTCCTCCTTGAGGACGAGGTAGCCAGGAGAGCGGATTATCTGACCGTTGACCTCTATGTGGCCGTGGACGATGAGCTGCCTGGCCTGCCTGATGGTCCTAGCGAGTCCCTTCTTGAAGACTATGGTCTGGAGGCGCCTGTCGAGAACGTCCTCCACGGTGAGGGACAGGACATCATCCAGCACCGCATCGGCCGGAAGAAGTCCAAGCCTGTTGAGCCTCTGGAGGAGCTGAATCCTCTCGACCTCGGCCTGCTTACCGCGGGCAGCGAGGAGGCGCCTGGCCCTACGCCTGAACTCCTTGAGCTGAGTCTCGTGCCTCCAGAGCTCCTTCTTGTTCTTGAGAGCGTACTTCTTCATGAGCACGCGCTCTCTCTCAAGCCTCTCCTTAATCCAAGGGTGAGAGGGAGTCTCGTACTTCTTCCTCTGCCTCTTTGGGTCTCCCATTTACACCACCTCACTTCTTCTTTCTTCTCACGCCAACGGTGGTACCGTGCCTGAAGTTCGACCTGGTCCTCTGTCCCCTGAGTGGAAGACCGAGCTCGTGCCTTATGCCGCGGTAAGCCCTGATCCTCCTGAGCCTGTTGATGTCCTCACGCCAGGCCATGACAAGCTTGGCGGTGATAAGGTGCATGTCCTTGCCGGTCTCGTAGTCCTTCGGCCTGTTGACTGCCCAAGCAGGTATGCCATGGGCAACTGGATCCTCAAGGATCTCCTCTATCTTCCTGACCTGCTCGTCTGTCAGATAACCGGTCTTCATGTAGGGGTCGAGCCCTGCAACTCTGAGCACCATCGTTGCAAAGTTTATTCCTATGCCCTTGATGCCCGTAAGGGCCCATCTCAGCTGCTTATTTCCGTCCAAATCAACTCCCGCTATACGGACGATGTGTCTGAAGTTGTCCGTCATTACGAATACACCTCCATACCAATCCTTCAACGAGGATTTTGGCGCCGGGACGGGGATTTGAACCCCGGTGTCCATACGGACACGGGCTCTCAAGGCCCGCGCCATCCCAGGCTAGGCGATCCCGGCATACACGCGGTAGCCGCTCCCCTTTGACAGTTCTCTCACTTCAGTGAAGTGCTCCTCCATCAGAGCCTTAATATATTTTGCGCCCTGCTTCGTCTTGATAACCAACTGAAGCAGGCCTCCATCGTTGAGATGCCGGGGAGCATTTATAACTATTTCCCTCAGGACTTCCTTTCCCGCGTGCACCGGGGGGTTAGTGATGATTGTGTCGAACTTTTCACCCTTAACGGGCTCGTAGAGGCTTCCCCACCTAACCTCGGCGTTT harbors:
- a CDS encoding 30S ribosomal protein S4, yielding MGDPKRQRKKYETPSHPWIKERLERERVLMKKYALKNKKELWRHETQLKEFRRRARRLLAARGKQAEVERIQLLQRLNRLGLLPADAVLDDVLSLTVEDVLDRRLQTIVFKKGLARTIRQARQLIVHGHIEVNGQIIRSPGYLVLKEEEDTITYSKTSPFAKESHPERVVIEQAKGEAS
- a CDS encoding 30S ribosomal protein S13; translated protein: MTDNFRHIVRIAGVDLDGNKQLRWALTGIKGIGINFATMVLRVAGLDPYMKTGYLTDEQVRKIEEILEDPVAHGIPAWAVNRPKDYETGKDMHLITAKLVMAWREDINRLRRIRAYRGIRHELGLPLRGQRTRSNFRHGTTVGVRRKKK